A window of the Tiliqua scincoides isolate rTilSci1 chromosome 5, rTilSci1.hap2, whole genome shotgun sequence genome harbors these coding sequences:
- the LOC136653901 gene encoding olfactory receptor 4N2-like, giving the protein MENGNQSIVKEFVLLGLSQARETQLFLFVLYLVFYSLILPGNILIIVTIQSDPRMSSPMYFFLANLAFLDICYCSVTPPKMLADFFSSHKTISYKGCIVQIFFLHLLGGSEVILIIAMAIDRYVAIYHPLRYASLITRAVCWTLVLASWGVGFVHSIIQIIFIVPLPFCGPNELDNFFCDITQIVKLACNDTYALEFFMFFNSGLSNMMCFILLLISYGALLVKVKMGSSEGKRKAASTCITHIIIIFIMFGPAIYIYCHPFLDFPFDKVVAIFHTTVFPLMNPMIYTLRNKEIKQATRRLLGKHRPLAWPSLV; this is encoded by the coding sequence ATGGAGAATGGAAACCAATCCATTGTGAAAGAGTTTGTGTTGTTGGGTCTCTCTCAGGCAAGAGAGACCCAGCTCTTCCTATTTGTTCTCTACCTTGTCTTCTACTCACTGATCCTGCCAGGAAACATCCTCATCATCGTGACCATCCAAAGCGACCCCCGAATGAGctcccccatgtacttcttcttaGCCAATCTAGCCTTCCTGGACATCTGCTACTGCTCCGTCACCCCACCCAAGATGCTTGCTGATTTCTTCTCCAGTCACAAAACAATCTCCTACAAAGGCTGTATAGTCCAgatcttcttccttcacttgctgGGGGGATCTGAGGTCATCCTTATCATTGCTATGGCCATTGACCGCTATGTAGCCATTTATCACCCATTGCGCTATGCCAGTCTTATCACCAGAGCAGTCTGTTGGACTCTGGTCTTGGCCTCTTGGGGTGTAGGCTTCGTGCACTCTATTATCCAGATCATCTTTATTGTCCCACTCCCTTTCTGTGGACCCAACGAGttggacaatttcttctgtgacatcacccAGATTGTCAAGTTGGCTTGCAATGACACTTATGCTCTGGAATTCTTCATGTTCTTCAACAGTGGCCTGTCCAACATGATGTGTTTCATCCTCCTGCTCATCTCCTATGGAGCCCTGCTGGTCAAGGTGAAGATGGGCTCCtctgaagggaagagaaaagctgCTTCCACTTGCATCacccacatcatcatcatcttcatcatgttTGGTCCTGCCATCTATATCTATTGCCACCCCTTCTTGGACTTTCCTTTTGACAAGGTGGTGGCTATTTTCCACACAACAGTCTTCCCTCTGATGAACCCCATGATCTACACACTGAGGAACAAGGAGATCAAACAAGCCACAAGGAGGTTGTTGGGCAAACACAGACCTCTTGCTTGGCCAAGCCTGGTATAA